One Notolabrus celidotus isolate fNotCel1 chromosome 18, fNotCel1.pri, whole genome shotgun sequence DNA window includes the following coding sequences:
- the LOC117829578 gene encoding zinc finger protein 503-like, giving the protein MSTSPTVSVLRNSTNPAWESGSLGEKGAAKKSKNQSVYNSVSPADPSRQASRLPIKVLKMLTARAGHLLHPEYLQPLPSTPVSPIELDAKKSPLALLAQTCSQIGKPDPPSSSKLSSVTGSNDKEIKSGPLKMSDIGNEDKSSFKPYSKSSEKKDSSGSLSGDKNSFRVPSATCQPFTPRTGSPSSCTSVSPLPAEGKTGDKEEKKESDSNKSNSTESNGSHRISGITSDGSQHQENTSGSKTLTSDSASVTSSSSSSVLSSGLVAPVSPYKPGHTVFPLPPAGISYPGSLAGAYAGYPQPFLPHGMTLDPTKSSSQLLSAQFAAASSMGCSKAGTSPLAGASPPTLMSASLCRDPYCLSYHCTSHLTGASGANCGHDSASAAAAAALKSGYPLMYPAHHLHGVHSSAPAFSGHPLYPYGFILPNDPLPHVCNWVSANGPCDKRFSSSEELLGHLRTHTAFAGTDKLISGYPGSSSLANAAAAAAMACHMHMPPNGGPGSPGTLTLRGPHHPLGLTSRYHPYSKSPLPTGAPVPVPAATGPYYSPYALYGQRLTTASALGYQ; this is encoded by the exons ATGAGCACATCGCCCACGGTCTCTGTCCTGAGAAATAGCACGAATCCAGCGTGGGAGAGCGGCTCCTTGGGGGAGAAGGGCGCAGCGAAGAAGAGCAAGAATCAGTCCGTGTATAACTCCGTGTCTCCCGCAGACCCTTCTCGTCAAGCCAGCCGTCTTCCCATCAAGGTTTTGAAAATGCTTACGGCGCGGGCAGGACATCTTTTACACCCGGAGTATCTCCAGCCTTTACCGTCTACGCCTGTCAGTCCCATCGAG cTGGACGCCAAGAAAAGTCCCCTGGCTCTTCTTGCACAAACATGCTCCCAGATTGGCAAACCGGACCCGCCGTCCTCCTCCAAGCTCTCCTCCGTGACTGGATCTAACGACAAGGAGATCAAATCCGGCCCGCTGAAAATGAGCGACATCGGAAACGAGGACAAATCCAGCTTCAAACCTTACTCCAAATCGTCGGAGAAGAAGGACTCGAGCGGCAGCCTGAGTGGAGATAAAAACAGTTTCCGAGTGCCTAGCGCCACCTGCCAGCCGTTCACCCCCAGGACAGGCAGCCCAAGCTCCTGCACCTCCGTGTCTCCTCTGCCGGCTGAGGGCAAAACGGGGgataaagaggagaaaaaggagtCTGATAGCAATAAAAGCAACTCGACAGAGAGTAATGGCAGCCATAGGATAAGTGGAATTACCTCTGATGGCAGCCAACACCAGGAGAACACATCTGGATCCAAGACTCTTACATCAGACTCAGCATCtgtgacctcctcctcctcttcctccgtgCTCTCCTCCGGACTGGTGGCCCCTGTTTCCCCCTACAAACCCGGGCATACAGTTTTCCCATTACCCCCTGCTGGTATTTCCTATCCTGGAAGTTTAGCTGGTGCTTACGCAGGTTACCCGCAGCCGTTCCTTCCTCATGGAATGACCCTTGACCCCACCAAATCCAGCAGCCAGCTTCTAAGCGCACAGTTTGCTGCGGCCAGCTCCATGGGCTGCAGTAAAGCAGGAACGAGCCCTTTAGCTGGAGCTTCTCCTCCTACTCTAATGTCTGCTAGTCTGTGTCGGGACCCGTACTGCCTGAGTTACCACTGCACGAGCCATTTAACCGGTGCGTCTGGTGCGAACTGCGGGCATGACTCTGCAtcggctgcagctgctgctgcgctCAAGTCCGGATACCCGCTCATGTATCCCGCACACCATCTCCACGGTGTGCACAGCTCGGCCCCGGCTTTCAGCGGACACCCCTTATATCCATACGGGTTTATTCTACCTAACGACCCCCTGCCGCATGTGTGCAACTGGGTTTCTGCAAACGGACCGTGCGATAAGCGCTTTTCCTCGTCCGAGGAGCTGCTCGGCCACTTACGGACTCACACGGCCTTTGCCGGCACGGATAAGTTGATATCCGGGTATCCTGGCTCTTCTTCTCTCGCTAACGCCGCTGCGGCCGCTGCCATGGCGTGTCACATGCATATGCCACCAAATGGAGGTCCCGGCAGCCCAGGCACGCTGACCCTCAGGGGCCCACATCACCCACTCGGACTGACCAGCCGCTATCACCCATATTCAAAGAGCCCGCTGCCCACAGGGGCCCCAGTGCCGGTGCCCGCGGCCACGGGGCCTTACTACTCCCCTTACGCCCTGTACGGACAGAGACTGACCACAGCTTCGGCCTTAGGATACCAGTAG